One Jannaschia sp. GRR-S6-38 genomic window carries:
- a CDS encoding Lrp/AsnC family transcriptional regulator: MIDDTDRAILRVVQANASLSAGAVGRAVGLSQPAAWRRMRRLREAGILAGRELALDLEKLGFGVTVFLGVKLAAKGRVSLEDFERAVAAIPEVRRVDHVLGRFDYRLRVTARDLPDFERVLRRRIMALPGMGEIEANVLLSEERLPGPL; the protein is encoded by the coding sequence ATGATCGACGACACCGACCGGGCGATCCTGCGCGTGGTGCAGGCCAATGCATCGCTCTCGGCGGGGGCCGTCGGGCGCGCCGTGGGCCTGTCGCAGCCGGCCGCCTGGCGGCGGATGCGGCGGCTGCGCGAGGCGGGCATCCTCGCGGGGCGCGAACTGGCGCTCGACCTCGAGAAGCTGGGGTTCGGGGTCACGGTGTTCCTGGGCGTGAAGCTGGCCGCGAAAGGCCGCGTCAGCCTGGAGGATTTCGAGCGCGCCGTCGCCGCCATCCCCGAGGTGCGCCGCGTCGATCACGTCCTGGGCCGTTTCGACTACCGCCTGCGGGTCACCGCGCGCGACCTGCCGGATTTCGAGCGCGTCCTGCGCCGCCGCATCATGGCGCTGCCCGGCATGGGCGAGATCGAGGCCAATGTCCTCCTGAGCGAGGAGCGTCTGCCGGGGCCGCTGTGA
- a CDS encoding Lrp/AsnC family transcriptional regulator, whose translation MLDALDRRLLRLWQAEPEMSAAELAAGLDLPAPRVARRIERLREAGIVRGVHGVIDWRALGYAVEVSLRIQLDKTAPRAFDAFQEAARRVPEVTAMQTFLGRVDIRLTAIARDMAHWQALYRDRILTLPHIAEIEALMQVATVKTDQVLPL comes from the coding sequence ATGCTCGACGCGCTGGATCGCCGCCTGCTGCGCCTGTGGCAGGCCGAGCCCGAGATGTCCGCGGCCGAGCTGGCCGCCGGGCTCGATCTGCCCGCGCCCCGCGTCGCGCGGCGGATCGAGCGTCTGCGCGAGGCCGGCATCGTGCGCGGCGTGCACGGCGTGATCGACTGGCGCGCGCTGGGCTATGCGGTCGAGGTCAGCCTGCGCATCCAGCTCGACAAGACGGCGCCGCGGGCCTTCGACGCCTTCCAGGAGGCGGCGCGCCGCGTGCCCGAGGTGACGGCGATGCAGACCTTCCTGGGCCGCGTCGACATCCGCCTGACCGCCATCGCCCGCGACATGGCCCATTGGCAGGCGCTCTATCGCGACCGGATCCTGACCCTGCCGCATATCGCCGAGATCGAGGCGCTGATGCAGGTGGCGACGGTCAAGACCGATCAGGTGCTGCCGCTGTGA
- the ilvC gene encoding ketol-acid reductoisomerase yields MRVYYDRDCDVNLIKDMKVAILGYGSQGHAHALNLRDSGAKNLAVALREGSPSAAKAEGEGLKVMGIAEAAAWADLIMFTMPDELQAETYRKYVHDNIREGAAIAFAHGLNVHFGLIEPKPGIDVIMMAPKGPGHTVRGEYQKGGGVPCLVAVDKDASGRALEIGLSYCSAIGGGRSGIIETNFREECETDLFGEQAVLCGGLVELIRMGFETLVEAGYAPEMAYFECLHEVKLIVDLIYEGGIANMNYSISNTAEYGEYVSGPRVLPYDETKARMKAILTDIQTGKFVRDFMQENAVGQPFFKGTRRLNDEHQIEQVGEKLREMMPWISEGKMVDKARN; encoded by the coding sequence ATGCGCGTTTACTACGACCGCGACTGCGACGTGAACCTGATCAAGGACATGAAGGTCGCCATCCTGGGCTACGGCTCGCAGGGGCATGCCCATGCGCTGAACCTGCGCGATTCGGGCGCCAAGAACCTGGCCGTCGCGCTGCGCGAGGGTTCGCCTTCCGCCGCCAAGGCCGAGGGCGAGGGCCTGAAGGTCATGGGCATCGCCGAGGCTGCGGCCTGGGCCGACCTGATCATGTTCACCATGCCCGACGAATTGCAGGCCGAGACCTACCGCAAATACGTGCACGACAACATCCGCGAGGGCGCGGCCATTGCCTTCGCCCACGGCCTGAATGTGCATTTCGGCCTGATCGAGCCCAAGCCGGGCATCGACGTCATCATGATGGCGCCCAAGGGCCCCGGCCACACCGTGCGCGGTGAGTACCAGAAGGGCGGCGGCGTGCCCTGCCTCGTGGCCGTCGACAAGGACGCCTCGGGCCGCGCACTCGAGATCGGCCTGAGCTACTGCTCGGCCATCGGCGGCGGCCGCTCGGGCATCATCGAGACCAATTTCCGCGAGGAATGCGAAACCGACCTCTTCGGCGAGCAGGCGGTTCTCTGCGGCGGCCTGGTCGAGCTGATCCGCATGGGCTTCGAGACGCTGGTCGAGGCGGGCTACGCCCCCGAGATGGCCTATTTCGAGTGCCTGCACGAGGTGAAGCTGATCGTGGACCTGATCTACGAGGGCGGCATCGCGAACATGAACTACTCGATCTCGAACACGGCCGAGTACGGCGAATACGTGTCGGGTCCGCGGGTCCTGCCCTATGACGAGACCAAGGCGCGGATGAAGGCCATCCTGACCGACATCCAGACCGGCAAGTTCGTGCGCGATTTCATGCAGGAGAACGCCGTGGGCCAGCCCTTCTTCAAGGGCACGCGGCGGCTGAACGACGAGCACCAGATCGAGCAGGTCGGCGAGAAGCTGCGCGAGATGATGCCGTGGATCTCCGAAGGCAAGATGGTCGACAAGGCGCGCAACTGA
- a CDS encoding ArsR/SmtB family transcription factor codes for MRDGPDIAAIAALIGDPTRAAMLSALMDGRALTAGELATEAGVTPQTASSHIAKLEAGGMLARIKQGRHAYLRLAGPDVATILEGLMRFSARRAPPRTRPGPKDAALREARVCYNHLAGRRGVQLYRSLVAAGALSEGPVATARMAAALAPLGLDPGTVPGRSPLCRDCLDWSERRHHLAGRLGRAIFARMEEIGWLRRDAGSRAVLLTPPGRMAFDRAFPVPVRANG; via the coding sequence ATGCGGGATGGACCCGATATCGCCGCGATCGCCGCGCTGATCGGCGATCCGACGCGGGCGGCGATGCTGTCGGCGCTGATGGACGGGCGGGCGCTGACGGCGGGCGAGTTGGCCACCGAGGCGGGCGTGACGCCGCAGACCGCCAGTTCGCACATCGCCAAGCTTGAGGCGGGCGGAATGCTGGCGCGCATCAAGCAGGGGCGGCACGCCTATCTCCGTCTCGCGGGGCCCGACGTGGCAACGATTCTCGAGGGGCTGATGCGCTTCTCGGCGCGGCGCGCGCCGCCGCGGACGCGGCCCGGGCCGAAGGACGCGGCGCTGCGTGAGGCGCGGGTCTGCTACAACCACCTGGCCGGGCGGCGCGGCGTCCAGCTCTACCGCAGTCTCGTCGCGGCCGGCGCGCTCTCCGAGGGGCCGGTGGCGACGGCGCGGATGGCCGCCGCGCTCGCGCCGCTGGGCCTCGACCCCGGCACCGTGCCGGGCCGCAGCCCGCTCTGCCGCGACTGCCTCGACTGGTCGGAGCGGCGCCATCACCTCGCCGGACGGCTGGGCCGCGCGATCTTCGCGCGGATGGAGGAGATCGGCTGGCTGCGTCGCGATGCCGGCAGCCGCGCGGTCCTGCTGACGCCGCCGGGCCGCATGGCTTTCGACCGCGCCTTTCCCGTGCCCGTCCGGGCGAACGGCTGA
- a CDS encoding NIPSNAP family protein has protein sequence MLTCIIRYDIEPTAREDFATYARNWGKAIPRCGAALTGYFAPHEGSASTAYGIYDIPDLASYEAYRARLAADPLGRENYAFAQARRFIRREERTWLRRVDR, from the coding sequence ATGCTGACCTGCATCATCCGCTACGACATCGAGCCGACCGCCCGAGAGGATTTCGCGACCTATGCGCGCAACTGGGGCAAGGCGATCCCGCGCTGCGGCGCCGCGCTCACCGGTTATTTCGCGCCGCATGAGGGCTCGGCCAGCACGGCCTACGGCATCTACGACATCCCCGACCTCGCGAGCTACGAGGCCTATCGTGCCCGGCTGGCCGCGGACCCGCTCGGGCGCGAGAACTACGCCTTCGCGCAGGCCCGTCGCTTCATCCGGCGCGAGGAGCGGACCTGGCTGCGGAGGGTGGACCGATGA
- a CDS encoding antibiotic biosynthesis monooxygenase family protein, which yields MIAVIFEVTPGAEDAYLDHAARLAPLLDAHPGFISVERFRSLADPAWLLSLSFFEDEAAVRAWRARPEHRATQAAGRAGVLADYRLRVADVARDYGMTDRAQCPLDSRAVHEGPAPPAPTGGAPTAW from the coding sequence ATGATCGCCGTCATTTTCGAGGTCACGCCCGGCGCGGAAGACGCATATCTGGACCACGCCGCGCGCCTGGCGCCGCTTCTGGACGCGCATCCGGGCTTCATCTCGGTCGAGCGATTCCGCTCGCTCGCCGATCCGGCGTGGCTGCTATCGCTGTCGTTCTTCGAGGACGAGGCGGCGGTCCGCGCCTGGCGCGCGCGGCCCGAGCACCGCGCGACGCAGGCGGCGGGCCGGGCGGGCGTGCTGGCCGATTACCGGCTGCGCGTGGCCGACGTTGCGCGGGATTACGGCATGACAGACCGCGCTCAGTGCCCGCTCGACAGCCGCGCGGTGCATGAGGGGCCGGCGCCCCCTGCCCCGACGGGCGGCGCGCCGACCGCCTGGTAG
- a CDS encoding WD40/YVTN/BNR-like repeat-containing protein, giving the protein MQAGIVLMIGTTKGAFLLASDPARADWRLTGPHCEGWPINHMAADPATGTIWAGGGGEWEGAGVWRSDDDGRTWTVTRLTRGQRDGWAANDPAFAEMIGWTPWDAPFDEAFEQIWALSHADGTLWAGAKPATLLRSDDGGASWARVEALTDHPSRADWAPGAAGLTLHTIVPHPGEASKLWVAISAAGVFATEDGGVTWERRNRLANAEACGVHTHPAAPRDGETGLCVHNMMRAAGVADVLWQQNHHGVWRSRDGGRSWEDAGAGLPSTFGFPIRVHPRDPDTAWTLPLNGDSAGRYPPDAAAAVWRTRDGGRSWQACRAGLPQAHCYFTVLRQAMAGDAHDPAGIYFGTNSGSIFASRDEGDSWTEIARHLPTVLSVEAAARPA; this is encoded by the coding sequence ATGCAAGCGGGCATCGTCTTGATGATCGGCACGACCAAGGGGGCGTTTCTGCTGGCCTCCGACCCGGCTCGCGCGGATTGGCGCCTGACGGGTCCGCATTGCGAAGGCTGGCCCATCAACCACATGGCCGCCGACCCCGCCACCGGAACCATCTGGGCCGGCGGCGGCGGCGAATGGGAGGGCGCGGGCGTCTGGCGCAGCGACGACGATGGCCGGACCTGGACGGTGACGCGCCTGACCCGGGGCCAGCGGGACGGCTGGGCGGCGAACGATCCGGCCTTCGCGGAGATGATCGGCTGGACGCCGTGGGACGCGCCCTTCGACGAGGCGTTCGAGCAGATCTGGGCGCTGAGCCACGCCGACGGCACGCTCTGGGCCGGGGCGAAACCGGCGACGCTTCTGCGCTCCGACGACGGCGGGGCCAGCTGGGCCCGGGTCGAGGCGCTGACGGACCATCCCTCGCGCGCCGACTGGGCGCCGGGTGCGGCGGGGCTGACGCTGCACACGATCGTGCCCCACCCCGGGGAAGCGTCGAAGCTCTGGGTGGCGATCTCGGCCGCCGGTGTCTTCGCGACCGAGGATGGCGGCGTGACCTGGGAGCGGCGCAACCGGCTGGCCAATGCCGAAGCCTGCGGCGTTCATACGCATCCGGCCGCGCCCCGCGACGGCGAGACGGGCTTGTGCGTTCACAACATGATGCGGGCGGCGGGCGTTGCGGACGTGCTCTGGCAGCAGAATCACCACGGTGTCTGGCGATCGCGCGATGGCGGGCGCAGTTGGGAGGATGCGGGCGCGGGCCTGCCCTCGACCTTCGGCTTCCCGATCCGGGTGCATCCCCGCGACCCCGACACCGCCTGGACGCTGCCGCTCAACGGGGACAGCGCCGGGCGCTATCCGCCCGACGCGGCGGCGGCGGTCTGGCGCACTCGGGACGGCGGGCGAAGCTGGCAGGCCTGCCGCGCGGGGCTGCCGCAGGCGCATTGCTATTTCACGGTCCTGCGCCAGGCGATGGCGGGGGATGCCCACGACCCGGCCGGGATCTATTTCGGCACCAATTCCGGCTCGATCTTCGCCAGCCGCGACGAGGGCGACAGCTGGACCGAGATCGCCCGCCACCTGCCCACGGTCCTGAGCGTCGAGGCCGCCGCGCGGCCCGCCTGA
- a CDS encoding DMT family transporter: MAQTTDTPVSHPTLANWASVIALGLIWGGTFMVVSIALRGYGPVTVAAARTTLGAVALLAVAMASGRPLPRPSKLLALFVVLLGVLTAALPFLLLSWGQQHVPSAFAGLCMAVLPLFVLPLAHVFVPGDRLTLRKAGGFGLGLLGALTLLGPGIFAAAGGDLAALGRLACIAAPVCYAAGSILTRRCPPIDGLWLSAGTLVVGAVLLLPIMLATEGVPGPAAPGVMAAIVALGLVPTALAALLRVQVIRSAGPSFMTLVNFQVPVWSVIFGVAILNEQLPGRFFVALALIACGLAVSQWRGRARAAMPRRRA; encoded by the coding sequence ATGGCACAGACCACCGACACGCCCGTCTCGCACCCCACGCTGGCCAACTGGGCCTCGGTCATCGCGCTCGGCCTGATCTGGGGCGGCACCTTCATGGTCGTGTCGATCGCGCTGCGCGGCTACGGCCCGGTGACCGTCGCCGCCGCGCGCACGACGCTGGGGGCCGTCGCCCTGCTCGCGGTCGCCATGGCCTCGGGCCGCCCGCTGCCGCGTCCCTCGAAGCTGCTGGCGCTCTTCGTCGTGCTCCTCGGCGTGCTGACCGCGGCGCTGCCGTTTCTGCTGCTCAGCTGGGGACAGCAGCACGTACCCTCGGCCTTCGCGGGGCTCTGCATGGCGGTGCTGCCGCTCTTCGTGCTGCCGCTGGCGCATGTCTTCGTGCCGGGCGACCGGCTGACGCTGCGCAAGGCGGGCGGGTTCGGTCTGGGCCTCTTGGGCGCGCTGACGCTGCTGGGCCCGGGCATCTTCGCGGCCGCGGGCGGCGATCTCGCGGCGCTGGGCCGGCTCGCCTGCATCGCGGCGCCGGTCTGCTACGCGGCCGGCTCGATCCTGACGCGCCGCTGCCCGCCCATCGACGGGCTGTGGCTGAGCGCCGGCACGCTGGTTGTGGGCGCGGTGCTGCTGCTGCCCATCATGCTGGCGACCGAGGGCGTCCCCGGCCCCGCCGCGCCGGGCGTCATGGCCGCAATCGTGGCGCTGGGCCTGGTGCCCACGGCGCTCGCGGCGCTTCTGCGGGTGCAGGTCATCCGCTCCGCCGGGCCCAGCTTCATGACGCTGGTCAACTTTCAGGTGCCGGTCTGGTCGGTGATCTTCGGCGTCGCCATCCTAAACGAACAGCTGCCGGGCCGCTTCTTCGTGGCGCTGGCGCTGATTGCCTGCGGGCTGGCCGTCAGCCAGTGGCGCGGCCGGGCCCGGGCGGCGATGCCGCGACGCCGCGCTTGA
- a CDS encoding TrkH family potassium uptake protein encodes MLDPRPVGYVIGLLLLILAAAMAVPMAADWWQGNGHWASFAESMIITGLVGLSLALSCANAVRERLSLQQTFLLTTGVWLMLPVFAALPFVFGATDSDYTDAFFEAMSGLTTTGSTVLVGLDDLPAGLLLWRALLQWFGGIGVIVMAMVFLPELRVGGMQIFRSEAFDTMGKVLPRAAEISSTISVIYIAITVACALCYAAAGMEPFDAIAHSMTTVSTGGFANYDASFATFKGAHEYIATVFMLASALPFVLYIQALGGNIEALWRDSQVRAFLATVAVLVVIAVSVLVASSSHGFERALREALFNLTSIMTGTGYASADYMRWGGFLIAIFFFVGLIGGCAGSTSCSVKVFRYQILLAAIKAQIRRIHSPHGMFRARYDGRTVSDDVLSSVMAFFVLFVVTLGVFAVALAMTGLDFVTAISGAATAVANVGPGLGDRIGPSGNFASLNDTAKWLLSAAMLIGRLELMAVYVLFTARFWRA; translated from the coding sequence ATGCTCGACCCGCGCCCCGTCGGATACGTGATCGGCCTGCTGCTCCTGATCCTCGCGGCGGCGATGGCCGTGCCGATGGCGGCCGACTGGTGGCAGGGCAACGGCCATTGGGCCAGCTTCGCCGAGTCGATGATCATCACCGGGCTGGTGGGCCTGTCGCTCGCGCTGAGCTGTGCCAATGCGGTCCGCGAACGCCTGAGCCTGCAGCAGACCTTCCTGCTGACCACCGGCGTCTGGCTCATGCTGCCGGTCTTCGCGGCGCTGCCCTTCGTCTTCGGCGCGACCGACAGCGACTACACCGACGCCTTCTTCGAGGCCATGTCGGGCCTGACCACGACGGGATCGACCGTGCTGGTGGGCCTCGACGACCTGCCCGCGGGGCTTTTGCTGTGGCGGGCGCTCCTGCAATGGTTCGGTGGGATCGGCGTGATCGTCATGGCGATGGTCTTCCTGCCCGAGCTGCGGGTCGGCGGGATGCAGATCTTCCGCTCCGAAGCCTTCGACACGATGGGCAAGGTGCTACCCCGCGCGGCCGAGATCTCGTCCACCATCTCGGTGATCTACATCGCGATCACGGTGGCCTGCGCGCTGTGCTACGCGGCCGCGGGGATGGAGCCCTTCGACGCCATCGCGCATTCGATGACCACCGTCTCGACCGGCGGTTTCGCGAATTACGACGCCAGCTTCGCGACCTTCAAGGGCGCGCATGAATATATCGCGACGGTCTTCATGCTGGCCTCCGCCCTGCCCTTCGTCCTCTACATCCAGGCGCTGGGCGGCAATATCGAGGCGCTCTGGCGCGACAGCCAGGTCCGGGCGTTCCTGGCGACCGTGGCGGTGCTGGTCGTGATCGCGGTGAGCGTTCTGGTCGCCTCCTCCTCGCACGGGTTCGAGCGGGCGCTGCGCGAGGCGCTGTTCAACCTGACTTCGATCATGACGGGCACCGGCTATGCCAGCGCGGATTACATGCGATGGGGCGGGTTCCTGATCGCGATCTTCTTCTTCGTGGGCCTGATCGGCGGCTGCGCCGGCTCGACCTCCTGCTCGGTCAAGGTGTTCCGCTACCAGATCCTGCTCGCGGCGATCAAAGCGCAGATCCGGCGGATCCACTCGCCCCACGGGATGTTCCGCGCACGCTATGACGGGCGCACCGTCAGCGACGACGTGCTTTCCTCGGTGATGGCGTTCTTCGTGCTCTTCGTTGTGACGCTGGGCGTCTTCGCCGTGGCGCTGGCGATGACCGGGCTCGATTTCGTCACCGCGATCTCGGGCGCGGCCACGGCAGTGGCCAATGTCGGGCCGGGCCTCGGCGACCGGATCGGGCCATCGGGCAACTTCGCCTCGCTCAACGACACGGCGAAATGGCTGCTCTCGGCGGCGATGCTGATCGGACGGCTGGAGCTGATGGCCGTCTACGTGCTCTTCACCGCGCGGTTCTGGCGCGCCTGA
- a CDS encoding serine protease — protein sequence MRTILFSLAILSLLLPGPVRAQDPVFVQIEAHPSLREAQERARAYGGILQAVNGFSLGGGWYGIALGPFDEAQAEATLLGLRREGLIPRDSFINRGDGYRDRFWPLGAGAVAGARTRPPETGVGTADGPGIVALAPVAPPDETVRQARQSEALLDREAKRELQRALQWFGFYSAGIDGSFGRGTRNSMAAWQVENGIEATGVLTTRQRATLLEQYAEAQAALGLAEITVTEAGLRLTAPMGLVRFDRVEAPFVHYAPEGESGVRMSLISQPGDRAALGGLYEILQTLDIVPPQGAREKAPDSFSIQGLAPDRTTQVFARLQDGHIIGYLLSWPATQDDLAARALPEMERTLTSVGAPLPADAGFDPEAQSFDMVSGLEVRRPLRSASGFFVDRAGAVVTAAETVAGCGRITLDRLHEAELVLVQDGVAVLRPAGALAPVEVASLAPVEARLRSPVSVGGFPYGGVLGAATLSFGTLEDVRGLDGSDATLRLSLAAKDGDAGGPVLDGAGRVAGMLLPGPSDDGRALPEDVAFAVKARKLLDVLGAAQVQPATSDEAGPIAPEDLTLRARGMTVLVSCWD from the coding sequence ATGCGGACGATTCTGTTTTCCCTGGCCATTCTCAGCCTGCTGCTGCCGGGTCCGGTGCGCGCGCAGGATCCCGTCTTCGTCCAGATCGAGGCGCATCCCTCGCTGCGCGAGGCGCAGGAGCGGGCCCGGGCCTATGGCGGCATCCTGCAGGCCGTGAACGGCTTTTCGCTGGGCGGCGGCTGGTACGGGATCGCGCTGGGTCCGTTCGACGAGGCGCAGGCGGAGGCCACGCTGCTGGGGCTGCGCCGCGAGGGGCTGATCCCGCGCGACAGCTTCATCAATCGCGGCGACGGCTACCGCGACCGATTCTGGCCGCTGGGCGCCGGCGCGGTGGCGGGCGCGCGCACACGGCCCCCCGAGACCGGGGTCGGAACCGCGGACGGCCCCGGGATCGTCGCGCTGGCCCCCGTCGCGCCGCCCGACGAGACGGTGCGCCAGGCCCGGCAGTCCGAGGCGCTGCTCGACCGCGAGGCCAAGCGCGAGCTGCAGCGGGCGCTGCAGTGGTTCGGCTTCTATTCCGCCGGGATCGACGGCAGCTTCGGGCGCGGCACGCGCAATTCCATGGCCGCCTGGCAGGTCGAGAATGGGATTGAGGCGACCGGCGTGCTGACCACCCGACAGCGCGCGACGCTGCTGGAGCAATATGCCGAGGCGCAGGCCGCGCTGGGCCTGGCCGAGATCACCGTGACCGAGGCCGGGCTGCGGCTGACCGCGCCGATGGGGCTCGTGCGCTTCGACCGCGTCGAGGCGCCCTTCGTCCATTACGCGCCCGAGGGCGAGAGCGGCGTGCGCATGTCGCTGATCTCGCAGCCGGGCGACCGCGCCGCGCTGGGCGGGCTCTACGAGATCCTGCAGACGCTCGACATCGTGCCGCCGCAGGGCGCGCGCGAAAAGGCGCCGGACAGCTTCTCGATCCAGGGCCTGGCACCCGACCGCACCACGCAGGTCTTCGCCCGACTGCAGGACGGCCATATCATCGGCTATCTCCTGAGCTGGCCCGCCACGCAGGACGACCTGGCCGCGCGGGCGCTGCCCGAGATGGAGCGCACGCTGACCTCGGTCGGCGCGCCGCTGCCCGCGGATGCGGGCTTCGACCCCGAGGCGCAGAGCTTCGACATGGTCTCGGGCCTCGAGGTGCGGCGCCCGCTGCGCTCGGCCTCGGGGTTCTTCGTCGACCGCGCCGGCGCCGTCGTGACCGCCGCCGAAACCGTGGCCGGCTGTGGCCGCATCACGCTCGACCGGCTGCATGAGGCGGAGCTCGTGCTGGTGCAGGATGGCGTGGCCGTCCTGCGGCCCGCGGGCGCGCTCGCCCCGGTCGAGGTGGCGTCGCTGGCCCCGGTCGAGGCGCGGCTGCGCTCGCCCGTCTCGGTCGGCGGGTTTCCCTATGGCGGCGTGCTGGGCGCGGCCACGCTGAGCTTCGGGACGCTGGAGGACGTGCGCGGCCTCGATGGATCGGACGCGACGCTGCGCCTCTCGCTCGCCGCAAAGGACGGCGATGCGGGCGGGCCGGTCCTCGATGGTGCGGGCCGCGTCGCGGGCATGCTGCTGCCGGGTCCGTCGGATGACGGCCGGGCGCTGCCGGAGGACGTGGCCTTCGCGGTCAAGGCGCGCAAGCTGCTCGACGTGCTGGGCGCGGCGCAGGTGCAACCCGCGACCTCCGACGAGGCCGGGCCGATCGCGCCCGAGGACCTGACCCTCCGCGCCCGCGGGATGACGGTTCTGGTCAGCTGCTGGGACTGA